A genomic segment from Methanolobus zinderi encodes:
- the mmp10 gene encoding methyl coenzyme M reductase-arginine methyltransferase Mmp10 (Mmp10 (methanogenesis marker protein 10) is a cobalamin-requiring radical SAM methyltransferase that creates the methylarginine modification to methyl coenzyme M reductase.), protein MEITADVGGNPGIDCKGFCTYCYFKKVKEVQPFGCKYCFPFQKGCDYCTRGVKEAYSGFKPAQYVFQETYQKINFSSGKIDKITVSGGGDVSCYPELMPLVANLAQFGLPIHLGYTSGKGFSEGNEAEFYVNYGVTEVTFTVFSTDPEIRGKYMNDPEPEASLQVLRDFCAECDVYAAVVVVPGINDGAVLEKTLDDLEEMGAKGTILMRFANSRDEGLILENSPIMEGIETHSIEEFTDIVHRAAEKYNMRITGTPLEDPLIGSPFAIRNEKEALARLPEVTKEATLLTSRAAADRLATVFEKLGSNVNVVPVGKDIGCLMTIDDLQELDLTDVRETVILPGRAFVHDPEAKKVLSRDGVDRFVRRGPDMLSYDGEMSIGMTKQEVLEFEIEQFTELIQGINAYGLESE, encoded by the coding sequence CCAGAAAGGTTGCGATTACTGCACAAGAGGTGTAAAGGAAGCCTATTCAGGATTCAAGCCTGCACAATACGTATTCCAGGAAACCTACCAGAAGATCAATTTCAGCTCAGGGAAGATCGATAAGATCACCGTCAGTGGCGGAGGGGATGTCAGTTGCTATCCCGAACTCATGCCACTTGTTGCCAACCTTGCACAGTTCGGCCTGCCCATTCACCTTGGATACACCAGTGGAAAGGGATTCAGTGAAGGCAATGAAGCAGAGTTCTATGTGAACTATGGTGTGACCGAAGTAACATTCACAGTATTTTCAACTGACCCTGAGATCAGAGGAAAATACATGAACGATCCAGAACCCGAGGCATCCCTGCAGGTCCTAAGAGATTTCTGTGCAGAATGTGATGTCTATGCTGCCGTTGTGGTGGTACCGGGAATAAATGACGGGGCAGTGCTTGAAAAGACACTTGATGACCTTGAAGAAATGGGTGCAAAGGGAACTATACTCATGCGTTTTGCCAACAGCCGGGATGAGGGACTTATACTTGAAAACTCACCGATAATGGAAGGTATAGAGACACACAGTATCGAGGAATTCACCGATATCGTCCATAGGGCAGCGGAAAAATACAACATGAGGATCACAGGAACACCCCTTGAGGACCCGCTTATCGGCTCACCCTTTGCCATCAGGAATGAAAAAGAAGCACTTGCCAGACTTCCAGAGGTCACCAAGGAAGCTACCTTGCTTACAAGCAGGGCTGCGGCTGACAGGCTTGCAACTGTGTTCGAAAAACTGGGTAGTAACGTCAATGTCGTACCTGTCGGAAAGGATATTGGCTGCCTGATGACAATCGATGACCTGCAGGAACTTGACCTGACCGATGTCAGGGAAACTGTCATACTTCCCGGCAGGGCATTTGTGCACGATCCCGAGGCAAAGAAGGTGCTCTCGCGTGACGGCGTGGACAGGTTCGTTCGCAGGGGACCGGATATGCTTTCCTATGACGGGGAAATGTCCATAGGAATGACAAAACAGGAAGTACTTGAATTTGAAATAGAGCAATTCACCGAGCTCATACAGGGAATAAACGCATACGGACTTGAATCCGAATAA